In the Candidatus Omnitrophota bacterium genome, one interval contains:
- a CDS encoding sodium:proton antiporter has protein sequence MIYLLCLVLFCVGLYCILRKRNIIKIIIGVIIAEYAVNLLFILVAYRIKGRSPIYSPDTTINNMVDALPQAVVLTSIVIGLASTALLIAIAMRIYEKYQTFDITKIRELRG, from the coding sequence ATGATCTACTTGCTTTGTTTGGTGCTTTTTTGTGTTGGTCTTTATTGTATTTTACGTAAACGTAATATAATTAAGATTATTATTGGTGTTATCATCGCTGAATATGCAGTAAATCTTTTATTTATCTTAGTTGCTTATCGGATAAAGGGGCGTTCTCCGATATATTCACCAGACACAACAATTAATAATATGGTCGATGCCTTACCTCAGGCAGTAGTTTTGACTTCAATTGTTATTGGTTTGGCATCAACAGCTTTGCTTATTGCAATCGCTATGCGAATTTATGAAAAGTATCAAACATTTGATATTACTAAAATTAGAGAGTTGCGGGGATAG
- a CDS encoding monovalent cation/H+ antiporter subunit D family protein, whose amino-acid sequence MSSNIIPIFVVVCLSGAFLTVLFGKKSKWLPDLIGNLCTTALLFLSLYSVKLVAEHGVLVYAAGSWKPPIGITFVLDGLTSFMLVTVNLVAFCVALFSINYMEKFTAKWKFYTLFLLMLGGMNGVLITGDIFNLFVFLEIASVASYALVAFGTERHELEAAFKYALMSTVGSLFILLGIVFLYSCTSTLNMADMGLVLSQADCPNVLILVSVLFLMGFGLKAALVPFHAWLPDAHPSAPAPISAMLSGVLIKSLGVYTLCRIFFNILGVNSQLSMILMALGALSMVVGVFLAIGQWDLKRLLAYHSISQIGYVILGIGLGTPLGIIGGLFHLFNHSIFKSLLFLNSGAVEYTTGTRDLKKMGGLSQRMPVTSATAFGASMSIAGIPPFNGFWSKLIIIIACVQANQYWYGFWAVLASILTLASFTKVMKYAFFGNLRKQWENITEVPAFMKASMIILVLVCLLGGFLFFPGIREQFLLKASGVLLGTKNYTINIIRAVQ is encoded by the coding sequence ATGAGTTCTAATATTATACCAATTTTTGTTGTAGTTTGTCTTTCGGGTGCCTTTTTAACTGTTTTGTTTGGTAAAAAAAGTAAATGGCTGCCGGATTTAATTGGTAATTTATGCACAACAGCTCTTTTATTTTTGTCGCTTTACAGTGTAAAACTTGTGGCTGAGCATGGAGTGTTGGTTTATGCTGCTGGATCTTGGAAGCCGCCAATCGGGATAACTTTTGTCTTAGACGGTCTAACTAGTTTTATGTTAGTTACGGTTAATTTAGTTGCTTTTTGTGTAGCTCTTTTTTCAATTAACTACATGGAAAAGTTCACCGCTAAATGGAAATTTTACACCTTATTTCTATTGATGTTGGGAGGGATGAACGGGGTTTTGATAACTGGCGACATATTTAACCTTTTTGTTTTTTTAGAGATTGCCTCTGTTGCTAGTTATGCTCTGGTTGCTTTTGGAACTGAACGCCATGAGCTTGAAGCCGCCTTTAAATATGCCCTGATGAGTACCGTAGGGTCATTATTTATTCTTTTAGGTATTGTATTTCTATATAGTTGCACTTCAACCCTAAATATGGCTGATATGGGTTTAGTTTTGTCTCAAGCCGACTGCCCAAATGTTTTAATATTAGTAAGTGTATTGTTTCTTATGGGTTTTGGTTTAAAAGCAGCTTTGGTGCCGTTTCATGCCTGGCTTCCTGATGCTCATCCTTCAGCACCAGCTCCAATATCAGCTATGCTTTCTGGGGTATTGATTAAATCATTAGGAGTATACACTCTTTGCCGTATATTCTTTAATATTTTAGGTGTGAATAGTCAGCTTTCAATGATTTTGATGGCGCTCGGTGCGCTCTCAATGGTGGTTGGTGTATTTTTGGCTATCGGACAGTGGGATTTGAAACGTTTGCTTGCCTATCATTCAATAAGCCAGATTGGTTATGTTATTTTGGGGATAGGTTTGGGCACTCCTTTAGGTATAATCGGAGGCTTATTCCATTTGTTCAATCACTCAATATTCAAATCTCTTCTTTTTTTAAATTCTGGTGCTGTTGAATACACAACCGGAACCAGAGATTTAAAAAAAATGGGGGGATTAAGTCAAAGAATGCCAGTTACCTCAGCTACTGCTTTTGGAGCTTCTATGTCAATCGCTGGAATTCCGCCGTTTAATGGTTTTTGGAGCAAGTTAATTATTATTATTGCTTGTGTTCAGGCCAACCAGTATTGGTATGGTTTTTGGGCAGTGTTGGCTAGTATTTTGACCCTTGCTTCTTTTACCAAGGTTATGAAGTATGCATTTTTTGGAAATCTTAGGAAACAGTGGGAAAATATTACTGAAGTGCCTGCTTTCATGAAGGCTTCGATGATTATCTTAGTTTTAGTTTGCCTTTTAGGTGGGTTTTTATTTTTTCCGGGGATAAGAGAACAATTCCTGCTTAAAGCCTCTGGGGTTTTGCTTGGCACAAAAAACTACACAATAAATATTATCAGAGCAGTCCAATGA
- a CDS encoding DUF4040 domain-containing protein, with the protein MFELYILLIFMIVGAIVAVELKDLLSSVIAVGAVGLGLSITFIILKAPDVAITQLVVEILCLIILIRATLKKDLPFSTSGRWLLNTSIILGFVSLFLFAAYKAIGDLPRFGYPIMRVADTYLKQGLAKTGATNIVASVILDYRAYDTLGEATVLFTAVIGVLTLVRRVGRKKINEKVDPEDE; encoded by the coding sequence ATGTTTGAGCTATATATTTTATTAATTTTTATGATTGTTGGGGCAATTGTCGCCGTTGAGCTTAAAGATCTGCTTTCCTCAGTTATTGCCGTCGGTGCCGTAGGGCTAGGGCTTTCGATAACGTTTATTATTCTCAAAGCTCCCGATGTTGCAATTACTCAATTAGTAGTTGAGATATTATGTTTAATCATTTTGATTCGGGCAACTTTAAAAAAAGATTTACCTTTTTCAACTAGTGGTCGATGGTTACTTAATACCTCAATTATTTTAGGCTTTGTTAGTTTATTTTTATTTGCAGCCTATAAGGCAATTGGTGATTTGCCACGTTTTGGTTATCCAATTATGCGGGTGGCCGATACTTATCTTAAGCAAGGCTTAGCTAAGACCGGAGCAACTAATATTGTTGCTTCAGTTATTCTTGATTATCGAGCCTATGACACCTTAGGTGAAGCTACAGTTTTATTTACCGCAGTAATAGGTGTTTTAACCCTAGTGCGCAGGGTCGGGCGTAAAAAAATTAATGAGAAAGTAGACCCAGAGGATGAATAA